One Papaver somniferum cultivar HN1 chromosome 10, ASM357369v1, whole genome shotgun sequence genomic window carries:
- the LOC113315986 gene encoding probable leucine-rich repeat receptor-like protein kinase At1g35710 translates to MAAATCELKWLKKLLGDLGVHHPHGMRLLCDNQSALYIAQNTVFHERTKHIEVDCHLVRDAIMQQLITPSYTPTTVQLADIFTKSLGKAQFQNPFSVWNYEGKIVYEDIIEATEDFDTTYCIGTGGYGSVYKAELSTGQVVAVKKLHSSDEDSEILDLKSFESEVHALTEIRHRNIVKLFGFCSNLEMRISFLVYEFVERGSLKNVLSDGVLAVEFDWIKREPTDMLLQLAIHIHLFVNINDVAELAYTMKVTEKCDVYSFGVIILEVLMGRHPSEIITLLSQVRHSSSFLDDIGKNIRLRDILDQSIAAPPNVVQNDIMCTVKVGFSCLRGDPLTRPTMEEVSAMLNSSEQRICAEVL, encoded by the exons ATGGCGGCGGCTAcgtgtgaattaaaatggttgaaaaaaTTACTAGGTGATTTGGGAGTTCATCATCCACATGGTATGCGTCTTCTATGTGATAATCAATCGGctttgtatattgctcagaatacagtttttcatgaacgaacaaagcaTATTGAAGTTGATTGTCATCTGGTTAGAGATGCTATCATGCAGCAGCTTATTACGCCTTCTTACACTCCTACAACAGTGCAATTGGCGGATATTTTTACTAAATCTTtagggaaagctcagtttca AAATCCATTTTCAGTTTGGAATTACGAAGGCAAAATAGTGTAcgaagacataattgaagcaaccgAGGATTTCGATACTACATATTGCATTGGAACGGGAGGGTATGGGAGTGTTTACAAAGCAGAGTTATCAACAGGTCAGGTCGTTGCTGTGAAGAAACTTCACTCGTCAGATGAAGATTCCGAGATATTGGATCTCAAGTCATTTGAAAGTGAAGTTCATGCACTGACAGAAATCCGACACCGGAACATTGTGAAACTTTTCGGGTTTTGTTCTAATCTTGAAATGCGAATCTCATttttggtttatgagttcgtGGAAAGgggaagtttgaaaaatgttttaaGCGATGGGGTACTAGCAGTGGAGTTCGATTGGATTAAGAGG GAACCTACGGATATGTTGCTCCAG TTAGCAATTCACATCCATTTATTTGTTAATATTAATGATGTTGCAGAGCTTGCCTATACAATGAAGGTGACAGAGAAATGTGATGTTTACAGTTTTGGGGTAATTATATTAGAAGTACTCATGGGAAGGCATCCATCTGAAATCATCACATTACTCTCGCAAGTTCGTCATTCATCTTCGTTTTTAGATGATATAGGGAAAAACATAAGGTTGAGAGACATCTTAGACCAGAGTATTGCAGCACCACCAAATGTCGTTCAAAATGACATAATGTGTACTGTGAAAGTTGGATTTTCGTGTTTACGTGGTGATCCACTTACTCGTCCAACTATGGAAGAAGTATCCGCTATGCTCAACAGCTCAGAGCAACGCATCTGTGCCGAAGTCCTTTGA
- the LOC113319242 gene encoding protein SPT2 homolog, giving the protein MEGYENLDEYEDDGFIVDEEEQVPGDGFIDDDEEQVSEEDEVEEEKVQEEVKKPTKDEMDYLKVRQELKEAMRRKMKKGNDSVTGNSQEREKRNYGSFFGPSQPAIARRVIEESKSLLENMHLAAKVSKPHHSLQSQKNPAVAKATPKPGAGEQPVTVVSMEKQKARILKEARDYKFLFSEDAELPAPAKVLPPKTSSVPNSDARSAQVTPKIPKSVSNTSRPVLNGREQRPPVAGGNRMQSKQGQRKPIPDGRLDSTSVKHREQLGSSTGNGSSRPQEAKGLPTKTSVKPSTLTKKTSVPDTHTKDRNASLAVEKRPPSDVRKTMLPRPHPSMSGQQKPLLKSQPSSSNMQRAPSKSHPHEQGKDVQEPDRSRLMPKQPVSCPTAPKVKTPKKLPSRPPAPKNRQRKRSMSPEPFDYRQEIRNLTGYDPSKYGNDRDDRSMEASFKEIEREEKRSARIANKEDERERLLQEEEEKKKEAEARMRKKRKLSSQQ; this is encoded by the coding sequence ATGGAAGGTTATGAGAACTTGGATGAGTATGAGGACGACGGATTTATCGTAGATGAGGAAGAACAGGTGCCTGGAGACGGATTTATCGACGATGACGAAGAACAGGTGtctgaagaagatgaagtagagGAAGAGAAAGTGCAGGAAGAGGTAAAGAAGCCTACGAAAGACGAGATGGATTACCTCAAAGTTAGGCAGGAGTTAAAAGAAGcaatgaggaggaagatgaagaagggaaACGATTCTGTCACCGGAAATTCCCAAGAGAGGGAGAAGCGTAATTATGGTTCCTTTTTCGGTCCTTCTCAGCCTGCTATTGCGCGAAGAGTCATCGAAGAAAGCAAGTCATTGCTGGAAAATATGCATTTGGCAGCTAAAGTTTCAAAACCCCATCATAGTTTGCAGAGTCAGAAGAATCCTGCTGTCGCAAAAGCTACCCCAAAACCTGGCGCAGGTGAGCAGCCTGTCACAGTTGTTAGCATGGAAAAACAGAAAGCGCGCATTTTAAAGGAAGCGAGAGATTATAAGTTTCTTTTCTCTGAAGATGCTGAACTGCCAGCTCCTGCAAAAGTGCTTCCACCTAAGACTAGTTCTGTACCAAATTCTGATGCTCGATCAGCTCAAGTGACGCCCAAAATCCCAAAGTCAGTTAGCAATACTAGCAGGCCAGTTCTGAATGGTCGTGAACAAAGACCACCTGTAGCTGGGGGTAACCGAATGCAGAGTAAACAAGGGCAGCGCAAACCGATTCCTGATGGTAGACTTGATTCTACCTCAGTGAAGCATAGAGAACAGCTAGGCAGCAGTACTGGAAATGGGTCAAGCCGGCCTCAGGAAGCAAAAGGCTTGCCTACCAAAACCAGCGTGAAACCCTCGACTCTGACTAAGAAGACATCGGTTCCAGATACTCACACCAAGGACAGAAATGCTTCTTTAGCTGTTGAGAAAAGGCCTCCATCTGATGTGCGGAAAACAATGTTACCTAGGCCACATCCTTCAATGTCAGGTCAGCAAAAACCATTGCTCAAGTCGCAGCCATCTAGCTCCAATATGCAGAGAGCGCCATCCAAGTCGCATCCACATGAACAGGGAAAGGATGTTCAAGAACCTGACAGATCTAGACTGATGCCCAAACAGCCAGTATCTTGTCCAACAGCTCCTAAGGTGAAAACTCCCAAGAAACTTCCATCTCGTCCTCCTGCACCAAAGAACCGtcaaaggaagaggtctatgagTCCAGAGCCGTTCGATTACCGACAAGAGATCAGAAATTTGACAGGTTACGACCCTAGCAAATACGGTAACGATAGAGATGACCGTAGCATGGAGGCTAGTTTTAAGGAGATAGAGCGGGAGGAAAAGCGTAGTGCAAGAATTGCAAACAAGGAGGATGAAAGAGAACGTCTcctccaagaagaagaagaaaagaaaaaagaagccgAAGCCAGGATGAGGAAGAAGCGTAAACTAAGCAGTCAGCAGTGA
- the LOC113316862 gene encoding probable inactive dual specificity protein phosphatase-like At4g18593 yields the protein MEAATSSNSSDMETKMEQPQVIYRCKKCRRMVAALENVVLHEPGAGEQCFKWKKRSGETEPPGCSSIFVEPLKWMLDKVYEGNIGEKLLCVGCNARLGSFNWAGMQCSCGKWVNPAFQLHKNRIDECPS from the exons ATGGAAGCAGCAACAAGTAGCAACAGTTCTGACATGGAAACAAAGATGGAGCAGCCTCAAGTTATATACCGCTGTAAAAAATGCCGGAGAATGGTTGCTGCACTTGAAAATGTGGTTTTGCACGAACCAGGAGCAGGGGAACAATGTTTTAAATGGAAGAAGAGAAGTGGGGAGACTGAACCACCTGGATGCTCTTCCATATTTGTTGAGCCCTTGAAGTGGATGTTGGACAAAG TGTATGAAGGCAACATTGGAGAAAAGCTTCTGTGCGTAGGTTGCAATGCTCGATTGGGGTCCTTCAATTGGGCAGGCATGCAATGCAGTTGTGGTAAATGGGTCAACCCTGCGTTTCAGCTGCATAAGAACCGAATAGATGAATGCCCTTCATGA